Below is a genomic region from Raphanus sativus cultivar WK10039 chromosome 4, ASM80110v3, whole genome shotgun sequence.
atttaccATTTATACATAATCAAAATGcataaagaattttaaaaatgtatctcacaaaaaaaattctaaaaaattaaTCTTTCAACAGAGGGTAAAATATTATTGATCTTTTCTTGCGACGACACTCCACCTGTTAAACATTAATCAGAACATAAAAGAGCATTATTTTGTATTTCTCTCCTTTCGGCTCAATCGATCGGACAGCTGATGTCAATCACCTGACGATTCACCTCTTCAACATACAGCCGTGACAGAGAAGCTAAAGGGTATCTCAATATGTAACATCGTTTTCTGGTGTTTGTGGAATGGTTGATGGACCGGACCACGAGAATCAACCCAACGAGCTTGATTACAGAACACTCTTAAACGTTAAGATCCCGCCAAACACTTAATGAGCGAAGTTTGTATCTTGTATAATAGTttactttcaaaaaaaaaaaaaaggagagagacAAAACTGCAAAATTCAGAGGAGAGGAGCTTCTAACATTCTGCTTCGAAtgcaaatattattttgtagcCACAATGAATGAAGTTGTGTAAGCTACTTGGTACTCCAATAAATATACCTCATTTCATTTCAAATCCTAAGAAGCCCTACTCAATATCATCGTAAGAAacgtgttttgttttgaaaaaaaaaaaaaatacaacatatcTGAGATAAGGAGCCAACAATGCTCTCAAGCCTCTGCATTTTCTTCCTTCCTTATAGCTTTCAGTCGTTCTTGAAGTTTCTTGCTTTGTTCGAAATTTACCTTCCGCTTAACAGCTTTCTGCATAAATGTTGAAAGATATATCTAATAAGTTAACGTAATTACTACAACCCCCACCCAAAGAATTGAataatttggtttaatttcCTCTTAGACAATGTAAGTAGGTTGGCTGTATTAGTAAGTTACCTCTTGGCGGAAACAATGAAGAAGCTTTACTTTGAGCTCTGTACAGTCTCCAAAGAATTTTCCAATCGGATGATCTAAATGACACTTTTGGAATTCCTCAATTATCTGGAAAAAACAACAAGAATTAGTAAGAATACCAGAAGAGGTCGTCATCCCTTTTGATTAAAAATGGCAAAAGATATGTTATCTAGCCaagaaaaaatgtatatacaGTTCTAGTAGCTTGAATCCATAACTGTTATTATAAGTGCATTGCAATATTTACAAAAAGCTCATATAATAGCAAAAGAATAAAAAGCTAGGATCTTATTCTCAAAGAGAGGTTACAACAAACATAAAGTATGAATGAAGTGAGAGAAGAACTAACCTCGAGACACATTGGATGCCTGTGTGGTGTAAGTGGAGGAtgcatctttctttctttccttttttttaagttctgtaagaacacaaaaaacacaaaactaatggttaaaaaaaaaagcagaaacGAAGATTTGAAGCCAAGATCTGATCTCAATCAGCGTCATGAGTTATAAGATCAAGGATTCAACTCTCCCCAAAGTTTATGACCTAATTGAAGACGAGCCACGAAGAGCAAAAGA
It encodes:
- the LOC130510577 gene encoding uncharacterized protein LOC130510577; this translates as MKSLTRLCSCNSIDSVSPISAILSCILALSISGHRIPNQIKNLKKRKERKMHPPLTPHRHPMCLEIIEEFQKCHLDHPIGKFFGDCTELKVKLLHCFRQEKAVKRKVNFEQSKKLQERLKAIRKEENAEA